The Gammaproteobacteria bacterium genome includes a window with the following:
- the accA gene encoding acetyl-CoA carboxylase carboxyl transferase subunit alpha, giving the protein MNLNFLDFEQPIAELEAKIEELRYVGDDAEINISEEIAHLQDKSKSLTRSIFSSLTAWQVSQLSRHPQRPYTLDYIQRIFTDFEELHGDRAYSDDHAIVGGLARIDGRPVMVIGQQKGRDTKQKILRNFGMPRPEGYRKALRLMKMAERFNLPILTFIDTPGAYPGVGAEERNQSEAIARNLFVMAELKVPVICTVIGEGGSGGALAIGVGDRMLMLEHSTYSVISPEGCATILWRSAEKAEEAAEALGITSGRLKELGLIDEIIQEPLGGAHRDVESMANTLKQALLLQLNKLARTPVDQLLSSRYQRLMGYGHYNDR; this is encoded by the coding sequence ATGAACCTGAATTTCCTTGATTTTGAACAACCTATCGCTGAACTCGAAGCTAAAATAGAGGAGCTGCGTTATGTCGGTGATGATGCTGAGATCAATATCAGTGAAGAGATTGCTCACCTGCAAGATAAAAGTAAAAGCCTGACGCGCTCTATTTTTTCGTCACTTACGGCTTGGCAGGTCTCACAGTTGTCACGGCATCCACAACGCCCGTATACCCTGGACTATATCCAACGTATATTCACTGATTTTGAAGAACTACACGGTGACCGAGCCTATTCGGATGATCACGCTATTGTAGGCGGTCTTGCACGCATTGATGGCCGCCCGGTGATGGTGATTGGTCAGCAAAAGGGGCGCGATACCAAACAAAAGATACTGCGTAACTTTGGTATGCCACGTCCAGAGGGTTACCGTAAAGCCCTGCGTTTAATGAAGATGGCGGAGCGTTTTAATCTGCCGATACTCACCTTTATTGACACCCCGGGAGCTTATCCGGGTGTCGGTGCCGAAGAACGCAATCAGAGTGAGGCGATTGCGCGTAACCTGTTTGTTATGGCTGAACTCAAGGTGCCGGTTATCTGCACGGTTATTGGTGAAGGCGGCTCGGGTGGTGCGCTGGCGATTGGCGTTGGGGATCGTATGTTGATGCTGGAACACAGCACCTATTCGGTGATTTCTCCCGAGGGTTGTGCCACCATCCTTTGGCGTAGTGCAGAAAAAGCCGAGGAAGCTGCTGAGGCACTGGGTATTACCTCGGGTCGGCTCAAGGAATTAGGCCTCATCGATGAAATCATTCAAGAACCCTTAGGCGGAGCTCACCGTGATGTTGAATCAATGGCAAACACATTGAAACAGGCCTTGTTATTGCAACTCAATAAGCTGGCACGTACCCCGGTTGATCAGTTGTTATCTTCGCGCTACCAACGACTCATGGGCTACGGTCACTACAACGACCGCTAG
- the dnaE gene encoding DNA polymerase III subunit alpha, with translation MKPRFIHLRLHSEYSLVDGVVRIPDLVATLADTGMPACAITDQNNLFALVKYYRACINKGIKPIIGVDLWLHNEQDIRHPHRLVLLCKDRGGYIHLSELISRAYLEGQHNGIPIIEQAWLQDGNSDGLIALSGGREGDVGRALLAGNQELAGHLLQKWQQLFPDAYYLELQRTGRVNEEEYIHAAVTLAGQQRIPVVATNDVHFIHVDDFEAHEARVCIHDGRTLDDTHRPHNYTSQQYLRSEEEMLALFDDLPEALENTVEIALRCNLELTLGKNYLPDFPVPEGLTMDAFFRAEAWAGLEKRLAVLFDPSSEGFTEQRKPYDERLEIELGVIIEMGFPGYFLIVADFIRWAKNNAIPVGPGRGSGAGSLVAYVLTITNLDPLEFDLLFERFLNPERVSMPDFDIDFCMEGRDRVIEYVAQTYGREKVSQIITYGSMAAKAVVRDVGRVLGKPYGFVDTIAKLIPFEIGITLDKALEQEPQLAEKYNDEEEVRELIDLAKSLEGLSRNAGKHAGGVVIAPSKLTDFTPLYCEQGSTSIVSQFDKDDVEAVGLVKFDFLGLRTLTIIDWALQTINRQRAEQGLDAIDIDLIPTDDKASFDLLKACNTTAVFQLESSGMKDLIRRLQPDNFEDVVALVALFRPGPLQSGMVDDFVERKHGRARIVYPHPDLEDILKPTYGVILYQEQVMQIAQVLANYSLGGADILRRAMGKKKASEMAKQRTIFTEGATARGVEESVATYIFDLMEKFAGYGFNKSHSAAYALVAYQTAWMKAHYPAEFMAAVLSADMDNTDKVVTLIDDCASMDIDVVPPDVNRSYYAFTVNKADDKDQVIYGLGAIKGVGQAAIEGLIKEREENGSFGSLFDLCQRVDLKKLNRRVLDALIRACALDGIGPNRASLMQQLPSSLRLAEQRSRDDLAGQNDLFGGGDVDETVEEEEQTLEIDEWDETIRLQGERDTLGLYLTGHPVSCYQDELAQFISGRIVDLMTGAREGSIALVAGLVIDMRVINPKNNRGRLAFLTLDDRSGRIEVRVQSKMYEQYQAILARDKILVISGKLDRNDYSGGNYQVSAEQIMELSEAREIYAECLSFSFTSISMDATFVSRLVEVLQPYREGKCRICVDYQNTQAAARLQLGGDWLVHPSDELITRLRAMPELDQVLMEYKSD, from the coding sequence TCAGAGTATTCCCTTGTTGATGGTGTGGTGCGGATACCTGATCTGGTCGCCACCCTTGCTGATACGGGAATGCCTGCCTGTGCGATAACTGATCAAAATAATCTGTTTGCGTTGGTTAAATATTACCGTGCCTGTATCAACAAGGGGATCAAGCCGATCATTGGTGTGGATCTCTGGTTACATAATGAGCAGGATATCAGGCACCCCCACCGGTTGGTGTTGTTGTGTAAGGATCGTGGTGGCTATATACACCTTTCCGAGCTGATTTCACGCGCCTATCTTGAGGGACAGCATAATGGCATCCCGATTATCGAGCAGGCCTGGCTACAGGACGGGAATAGTGATGGCTTGATTGCGCTCTCCGGTGGACGTGAAGGGGATGTCGGTCGTGCCTTGCTGGCAGGTAATCAGGAACTCGCCGGGCACTTGTTGCAAAAATGGCAACAACTATTCCCTGATGCCTATTATCTTGAACTACAGCGCACGGGTCGAGTCAATGAAGAAGAATACATTCATGCCGCTGTTACACTGGCGGGGCAACAACGGATACCCGTAGTTGCGACCAATGATGTTCACTTTATCCATGTCGATGATTTTGAAGCACATGAGGCTCGCGTCTGTATCCATGATGGACGCACTCTGGATGATACCCATCGGCCACATAACTACACCAGTCAGCAGTATTTACGCAGTGAAGAGGAGATGCTGGCATTATTTGATGATCTGCCAGAAGCTCTTGAAAACACCGTTGAGATTGCCCTGCGTTGTAATCTGGAACTGACTCTGGGCAAGAATTATCTGCCTGATTTTCCTGTCCCGGAAGGTTTGACGATGGATGCGTTCTTTCGTGCCGAGGCCTGGGCCGGGTTAGAAAAACGGCTTGCTGTCCTGTTCGATCCTTCCAGTGAGGGATTTACAGAGCAGCGTAAACCTTATGATGAACGCTTGGAGATTGAGCTTGGGGTTATTATCGAGATGGGCTTCCCCGGTTATTTCCTGATTGTGGCTGATTTTATTCGCTGGGCAAAGAACAATGCCATCCCGGTTGGGCCAGGACGTGGCTCGGGTGCGGGCTCGCTGGTCGCCTATGTGTTGACCATTACCAATCTGGATCCACTTGAATTTGATCTTTTGTTTGAACGTTTCCTTAACCCTGAGCGTGTCTCGATGCCAGATTTTGATATCGATTTCTGTATGGAAGGTCGAGATCGTGTGATTGAGTATGTGGCACAAACATATGGCCGGGAAAAGGTGTCCCAGATAATAACCTATGGCTCAATGGCGGCTAAGGCAGTGGTGCGTGATGTAGGACGTGTGTTGGGGAAACCCTATGGTTTTGTCGATACCATCGCTAAGCTGATCCCATTTGAGATCGGTATAACACTGGATAAGGCGCTGGAGCAGGAACCTCAGTTGGCTGAGAAGTACAACGATGAGGAAGAGGTGCGCGAACTGATTGACCTGGCAAAGTCATTGGAAGGTCTGTCAAGGAATGCCGGTAAACACGCCGGTGGTGTCGTTATTGCGCCGTCTAAACTTACAGATTTTACCCCATTATACTGTGAACAGGGATCAACTAGTATTGTCAGCCAGTTTGATAAGGATGATGTTGAGGCGGTGGGTCTGGTCAAGTTTGATTTTCTGGGTCTGCGTACCCTGACCATTATCGACTGGGCGTTACAGACAATTAATCGACAACGTGCAGAGCAGGGGCTGGATGCCATTGATATCGATCTGATCCCGACCGATGACAAGGCCTCATTCGATCTGTTAAAGGCGTGTAATACGACGGCGGTATTCCAGCTTGAATCCAGTGGTATGAAGGATCTGATTCGCCGCCTGCAACCGGATAATTTTGAGGATGTTGTGGCATTGGTTGCTCTGTTCCGACCGGGGCCGTTGCAATCAGGCATGGTAGATGATTTTGTTGAACGTAAACATGGTCGTGCCAGGATTGTTTATCCGCATCCTGATCTGGAAGATATATTAAAACCAACCTACGGCGTTATTCTGTATCAGGAACAGGTGATGCAGATCGCCCAGGTGCTCGCCAACTACAGCCTGGGTGGTGCGGATATTCTGCGCCGCGCCATGGGTAAAAAGAAGGCCTCGGAGATGGCGAAACAACGCACCATCTTTACCGAGGGTGCCACGGCGCGTGGTGTGGAAGAGAGTGTCGCCACCTATATCTTCGATTTGATGGAAAAGTTTGCCGGTTACGGTTTTAATAAATCACATTCTGCCGCCTATGCACTGGTTGCCTATCAAACGGCCTGGATGAAGGCGCATTATCCGGCGGAATTCATGGCGGCAGTCTTATCGGCGGATATGGATAATACCGATAAGGTGGTCACCCTGATTGATGATTGTGCCAGTATGGATATTGACGTGGTACCACCGGATGTTAATCGTTCTTACTACGCATTTACCGTGAATAAAGCAGACGACAAGGATCAGGTGATTTATGGTCTGGGTGCTATCAAGGGTGTGGGTCAGGCGGCTATTGAAGGCTTGATCAAGGAACGCGAGGAGAATGGGTCGTTTGGTAGTTTGTTTGATTTATGTCAGCGCGTTGATCTGAAAAAATTAAATCGACGTGTGTTGGATGCCCTGATTCGTGCTTGTGCCCTGGATGGTATTGGCCCCAATCGTGCCAGTTTGATGCAGCAATTACCCTCCTCGTTACGCCTGGCTGAACAACGAAGTCGGGATGATCTGGCAGGTCAGAATGATCTGTTTGGTGGTGGTGATGTGGATGAGACTGTTGAGGAAGAAGAACAAACGCTTGAGATTGATGAGTGGGATGAAACCATTCGTCTGCAAGGTGAGCGGGATACCCTGGGGCTGTATCTAACGGGACATCCTGTTTCCTGTTATCAGGATGAACTGGCTCAATTCATCTCTGGACGGATCGTTGATCTGATGACTGGCGCACGGGAGGGTAGTATCGCTCTGGTTGCCGGTCTAGTGATTGATATGCGTGTGATTAATCCAAAGAATAATCGGGGTAGGTTGGCCTTTTTGACCCTGGATGATCGTAGCGGGCGTATCGAGGTTCGGGTTCAAAGCAAGATGTATGAGCAATACCAGGCAATTCTGGCACGGGACAAGATTCTGGTCATCAGTGGAAAACTGGATCGAAATGACTATTCAGGTGGTAATTATCAGGTTAGTGCAGAACAGATTATGGAGTTAAGTGAGGCACGGGAAATTTATGCTGAGTGTCTTTCTTTCTCTTTCACCTCGATTAGTATGGATGCTACCTTTGTCTCTCGCTTAGTCGAGGTGTTGCAACCCTATCGTGAGGGGAAATGTCGAATCTGTGTCGATTACCAGAATACACAGGCGGCCGCACGTCTTCAGTTGGGTGGCGATTGGTTGGTGCATCCATCGGATGAGTTGATTACCCGTCTAAGGGCAATGCCCGAACTGGATCAGGTGCTTATGGAGTATAAATCTGACTAA
- the tilS gene encoding tRNA lysidine(34) synthetase TilS, whose protein sequence is MPFDAQTLLGNLSGHEQAPHIWIAYSGGMDSHVLLHALSCIRGQLASELKAIHINHDLHVDATQWDRHCARICEQLDIPYQSTTVSLDTVAEEGIEAAARSARYQALSGYMAEGDILLTAQHADDQAETLMLQLLRGSGVPGLAAMPAQSRFSKGWHLRPLLTNTRDELLDYATVHQLQWIEDPSNSDTRFDRNYLRHTVMPQLRARWPAMPHLLSRSARHMAEANELLENQGVRALENMNIGSRLRIKSSDPLILSIGELCALSPAQQRNLLRHWIKQQGMPVPSAAILDQLQYSVVQASIDSQPLLQWRGVEVRRYQDDLYIMQVLSPHDVTQVICWDGHSRVELANGTLLQLAELSQQGLDLDKLKGTVLEIRYRQGGERCRVAGAGCSKSLKHLFQEGNVPPWQRSRIPLLYVNNQLALIVGLGVCEGFGKSG, encoded by the coding sequence ATGCCCTTTGATGCACAAACACTGCTGGGTAATCTGTCCGGGCATGAACAGGCCCCACACATCTGGATTGCCTATAGTGGTGGCATGGATTCTCATGTCTTACTGCATGCTTTGTCTTGTATCAGGGGACAATTAGCAAGCGAACTAAAGGCTATTCACATCAACCATGACCTGCATGTCGATGCCACACAGTGGGATAGGCATTGTGCCCGCATCTGCGAACAGTTAGACATCCCCTATCAATCGACTACCGTGAGTCTTGATACTGTCGCCGAAGAAGGTATCGAAGCGGCGGCGCGTAGCGCACGTTATCAGGCCTTATCAGGCTATATGGCAGAAGGCGATATCCTGCTCACTGCACAACATGCCGATGATCAGGCCGAGACCCTGATGCTACAGCTATTACGGGGTAGTGGTGTACCAGGTCTGGCAGCAATGCCGGCACAAAGCCGTTTTTCCAAAGGCTGGCATCTACGTCCGCTATTGACAAACACGCGCGATGAATTGCTGGACTATGCCACCGTTCATCAGCTCCAGTGGATTGAAGACCCCAGTAATAGCGATACCCGATTTGATCGAAATTATTTACGCCATACAGTAATGCCCCAGCTAAGAGCGCGTTGGCCAGCAATGCCTCATTTATTATCGCGTTCCGCACGTCACATGGCCGAGGCCAACGAACTGCTAGAGAATCAAGGGGTCAGAGCTCTTGAAAATATGAATATAGGTTCCCGCCTGAGAATCAAGAGCTCTGACCCCTTGATTTTATCCATTGGCGAATTATGTGCCTTATCGCCTGCGCAACAACGAAATCTATTACGTCACTGGATTAAACAACAGGGCATGCCTGTTCCGAGTGCTGCGATACTAGATCAGCTGCAATATTCTGTCGTTCAGGCAAGTATTGATAGTCAGCCCCTGTTACAGTGGCGCGGTGTCGAAGTCAGGCGTTATCAGGATGATCTCTATATTATGCAGGTTTTGTCACCACATGATGTGACGCAGGTCATCTGTTGGGATGGTCATAGCCGTGTTGAACTGGCTAATGGTACCCTCTTGCAATTAGCTGAATTATCACAACAGGGGCTGGATCTGGATAAATTGAAAGGCACCGTTCTGGAAATTCGTTATCGTCAGGGTGGGGAACGTTGCCGTGTGGCCGGGGCAGGGTGCAGCAAGTCGCTTAAACATCTATTCCAGGAAGGGAATGTCCCGCCCTGGCAACGTAGCCGTATTCCCTTGCTCTATGTGAATAATCAACTGGCACTGATTGTTGGTCTAGGTGTATGCGAAGGGTTTGGGAAATCAGGGTAG
- a CDS encoding methyl-accepting chemotaxis protein, whose translation MKSNLPVTNNEIKLNESDVIISTTDLKGQITYVNEKFHNISGFEEDELLNKSHNVVRHPDMPPAAFEDLWKTLKAEKPWMGIVKNRCKNGDFYWVSAYVMPIKKNGKVHEYQSVRGRPDEAVVKRAEKLYQDLNAGKLPWHLRFPQPGIQQKIMVTLLAALLPWLVAALLVSSFSLMMIAVLTAVSFGLGYAGVYFSLSSLRSTLTQARAIVQNPVAQEVFVGVQDEGAEIALALEMLKNQNRAIAGRMLDSSGHLAGTAKDLADSVMLTNNGVVHQRNEINSLTRSIDDLRNSATQVDEHANLVVGAVDGATENAEQGRRIVSGTIDSIQALASQITQSAAIINTLDEESQRIGGILDAIKSIANQTNLLALNAAIEAARAGEQGRGFAVVADEVRLLATRTHDSTQEIEGMISTLQTEARKAVDIMNVGCERADLAVGQAGETSTALESILTSVKEIHAMSSRISQVTSEQTSLVNNIGGSVESVDEISELTVDTLEGQGRISQTLDELSSSLNGLSKEFVHLH comes from the coding sequence ATGAAGAGTAATCTTCCCGTGACTAATAACGAGATAAAGCTGAATGAATCAGACGTTATTATATCAACCACTGACCTTAAAGGGCAGATTACCTACGTCAATGAAAAATTTCATAATATTAGTGGCTTTGAAGAAGATGAGTTGCTCAACAAAAGTCACAATGTAGTCCGCCACCCGGATATGCCTCCGGCTGCCTTTGAGGATCTCTGGAAAACACTCAAGGCAGAAAAACCTTGGATGGGTATTGTTAAAAATCGTTGTAAGAATGGTGATTTTTACTGGGTTAGTGCCTATGTCATGCCGATCAAGAAAAATGGAAAGGTCCATGAATATCAGTCGGTGCGTGGTCGCCCGGATGAAGCGGTTGTCAAACGTGCAGAAAAACTCTATCAGGATCTGAATGCGGGAAAATTACCTTGGCATCTGCGTTTTCCGCAACCGGGAATACAACAAAAAATAATGGTAACCTTGCTGGCGGCCCTTCTTCCATGGCTGGTCGCTGCGTTACTTGTCAGCAGTTTCTCCTTGATGATGATTGCTGTACTGACGGCTGTTTCATTTGGTTTGGGTTATGCCGGGGTTTATTTTTCCTTATCCAGCTTACGTTCAACGCTTACTCAGGCGCGTGCGATTGTGCAAAACCCGGTGGCTCAAGAGGTCTTTGTCGGTGTTCAGGACGAGGGGGCAGAGATTGCCCTGGCGTTGGAGATGCTAAAGAACCAGAATCGAGCCATTGCCGGACGTATGCTGGATTCGTCAGGACACTTGGCTGGAACCGCAAAGGATTTGGCCGATTCTGTTATGTTGACTAACAATGGTGTTGTGCATCAACGCAATGAGATTAATTCACTTACCCGTTCAATAGATGATTTGCGTAATAGTGCCACCCAGGTTGATGAACATGCCAACCTGGTTGTGGGTGCAGTTGATGGTGCTACCGAAAATGCAGAACAAGGACGTCGGATCGTGAGTGGAACGATTGATTCTATTCAGGCACTAGCTTCACAGATCACCCAATCGGCGGCAATTATTAACACTCTTGATGAGGAATCACAGCGCATTGGTGGCATTCTGGATGCGATCAAGTCGATTGCTAATCAAACCAACCTGCTGGCACTCAACGCAGCAATTGAGGCGGCACGCGCCGGTGAGCAGGGTCGAGGCTTTGCTGTGGTTGCTGATGAGGTTCGTTTGCTGGCGACTCGCACCCATGATTCTACTCAGGAAATTGAAGGCATGATTTCCACCCTGCAAACAGAGGCACGCAAGGCCGTCGATATTATGAATGTGGGTTGTGAACGTGCCGATCTGGCGGTGGGACAGGCGGGTGAGACCAGTACTGCTCTGGAGTCCATTTTGACTTCAGTCAAGGAAATCCACGCAATGAGTTCCCGTATTAGCCAGGTAACCAGCGAACAGACCTCTCTGGTGAACAATATCGGCGGCAGTGTTGAATCCGTGGATGAAATCAGCGAACTGACGGTGGATACCCTTGAAGGACAGGGGCGAATCAGTCAGACGTTGGATGAGCTCTCTAGTTCGCTTAATGGCCTTTCAAAAGAATTTGTGCACCTGC